In Providencia alcalifaciens, the sequence ATCCATACATCGAAAAAGAGCTGTCTAACGGGGCCTATTTAGGGCATATGACTCGCCATATGTTAGGGATTTTCCAAGGAATTCCGGGGGCTCGTCAATGGCGTCGCCACTTAAGCGAAAATGCCCATAAACAAGGTGCTGATTTATCTGTGGTTGAACAAGCTCTCGCGTTTGTGACCCGTGGCGAGTAAATATTACTTAAATAAAATTGCGATTTTGGTTGATGCGAGCTGAATAGGATTATCTGCATGCTATGATAAAACTCATGAATAAATGAGGAAGAAGCAGATGAAAATATTAATCATAACCTCTTTGCTGCTATTAGTTGCTGGATGTTCGGGGTCAGGTGGGCAGATGCGAGAGCCACCAAAGCAAGATCCCTATGAGGGAACGGTATTAAACACCATCAAAGAGAACCAGCAAATCTACAAAGAGCAGCAAGCACGCAAAGGGCACTATTAATTCGTGCAACTGAAGTCATTATTTAGTGCAACGGAAGTGAGTAAAAATTACCGTTGTTAGAATTTTAAAAGCGCCAGTTATTGATAGCTGGCGCTTTTTTATGAATTAAGGAATGAGTAAGCTTGAGCCTTGAGTTTTACGTTGTTCCAATGTTTGATGGGCTTTTTGGGCATCTTTCAGTGCAAAAATTTGAGATGCCGGCACATCCACATTCACTTTGCCACTTAAAATCATGTCAAACAGGGCTTTGCTGGCTTGGTCTAACTCTTCTCTGTTAGTGACATAGCCACCCAGTGATGGGCGGGTCACATACAGAGAGCCTTTTTGATTTAAGATCCCTAAGTTAACCCCAGTTACGGCGCCAGAAGCATTACCAAAGCTCACCATCAAACCGCGACGCTTCAGAGAATCTAAAGAAGCCAACCACGTCGCTTGACCTACGGAGTCATACACCACATTCACTTTTTCACCGTGAGTGATCTCTTTTACGCGTTCAGCAATGTTTTCGGTTTGATAGTTGATAACTTCCCATGCGCCCGCGGCTTTTGCACGCTGCGCTTTCTCTTGCGAACCAACAGTACCAATCATTTTCGCGCCTAACGCTTTTGCCCATTGGCAAGCTATTAAACCAACACCACCCGCCGCCGCGTGGAATAAGAAAACTTCATCTTTTTGAACTTGATAGGTTTGATTGA encodes:
- a CDS encoding quinone oxidoreductase; its protein translation is MAKRIEFSQHGGPEVLNFVDYSPNAPAENEIQIENRAIGINFIDTYVRSGLYPVASLPCGLGTEAAGVVVKTGSQVTGFKPGDRVVYAQGPLGAYSEVHNVPVNAVAHLPDDITFEQAAACSLKGMTVYYLLNQTYQVQKDEVFLFHAAAGGVGLIACQWAKALGAKMIGTVGSQEKAQRAKAAGAWEVINYQTENIAERVKEITHGEKVNVVYDSVGQATWLASLDSLKRRGLMVSFGNASGAVTGVNLGILNQKGSLYVTRPSLGGYVTNREELDQASKALFDMILSGKVNVDVPASQIFALKDAQKAHQTLEQRKTQGSSLLIP